GTCGCGTGTCGTGAGCTCCACGGAAGATGGCGCGGCCGCGGCGTAGCTCGCGGAGTGCCCGATCGAGAGGCACAGCGCGATCGCCGCCATCAGCAGACGGCCTGCGTGTCTGCGCTGCATCGTGGTGCCTAACCCCTTCTGCCCGGCCACTGCAGGTAGGCCTGCAGGAACGGGTCGATGGCGCCGTCCATCGTACGGATGACGTCGCCGGTCTCATGCCCCGTGCGGTGGTCCTTGATCATCGTATATGGTTGGAACACGTAGGAGCGGATCTGGTTGCCCCATTCGATGGCGTGCTGCTCGCCGCGAAGCTGGGCCATCCGGGCCTCCTCCTCGCGCCGCTCTCGCTCCAGCAGGCGTGCCTGCAGCACCTTCAGCGCCGTTGCGCGGTTCTTGTGCTGCGAACGCTCGTTCTGGCACGAGACGACAATACCGCTCGGAATGTGCGTGATGCGCACCGCCGAGTCGGTCTTGTTGACATGCTGGCCGCCGGCGCCGCTCGAACGATAGGTGTCCACCCGCAGGTCGTCCGGGTTGATCGTCACCTCGTCGGTCTCCTCCACGTCCGGGACCACATCGACCGACGCAAAGGAGGTATGCCGGCGCTTGTTGGAGTCGAACGGCGAGATGCGCACGAGCCGGTGCACCCCGCTCTCCCCCTTCAGGTACCCATACGCGTTGCGGCCGACGACCTCGAACGTGACGCTCTTGACGCCCGCAACGTCACCGGGCACCTCGTCGGCGACCTCCACCTGGAAGTTGTGTTCCTGCGCCCATCGCATGTA
This region of Chthonomonadales bacterium genomic DNA includes:
- the prfB gene encoding peptide chain release factor 2 (programmed frameshift); the protein is MPIEDVRRTARELRARIGELGEHLDCARRQGAVAELETRAAAPNLWEDPEAAQEVLQKLAHARESIAPFLALERRATDLVELTDLAADDERADGELDAELTADAEALRRDMERFELITLLSGEHDARNAIVEINAGAGGTESCDWAQLLLRMYMRWAQEHNFQVEVADEVPGDVAGVKSVTFEVVGRNAYGYLKGESGVHRLVRISPFDSNKRRHTSFASVDVVPDVEETDEVTINPDDLRVDTYRSSGAGGQHVNKTDSAVRITHIPSGIVVSCQNERSQHKNRATALKVLQARLLERERREEEARMAQLRGEQHAIEWGNQIRSYVFQPYTMIKDHRTGHETGDVIRTMDGAIDPFLQAYLQWPGRRG